One segment of Pelorhabdus rhamnosifermentans DNA contains the following:
- a CDS encoding MotA/TolQ/ExbB proton channel family protein: MEFITQGFTFYQKGGFAMYLILFCSLAVVVIAVERFGYYREMKAKQEGFIDKVTPMIEGHKWEAALTVCGETGGVVANVTAKGIKYFAQELAAYQTVLEGEVALAVAKLSENLNHLESIVTVAPLLGLLGTVIGMINSFSVLNIKSGQPLAITGGVGEALVATASGLCVAILSMAVYSYFAHKLDRIITDMEQICVLLVAQLKREKNYEHK; this comes from the coding sequence ATGGAATTCATTACACAAGGCTTTACCTTTTATCAAAAAGGCGGTTTTGCGATGTACTTGATTTTATTTTGTTCATTGGCTGTGGTTGTCATTGCTGTGGAACGGTTTGGCTATTATCGGGAAATGAAAGCCAAACAAGAAGGATTTATTGATAAAGTGACACCGATGATTGAAGGCCACAAATGGGAAGCAGCGTTAACTGTATGTGGCGAGACAGGAGGAGTTGTAGCGAATGTAACTGCTAAAGGAATCAAGTATTTTGCACAAGAATTGGCGGCCTATCAAACAGTGCTTGAAGGTGAAGTAGCGCTTGCTGTCGCGAAATTGAGTGAAAATTTAAATCATTTAGAATCCATTGTTACGGTTGCCCCTTTGTTGGGATTATTAGGAACGGTTATTGGGATGATCAATTCATTTAGTGTACTGAATATTAAAAGCGGACAGCCACTGGCGATCACCGGCGGTGTGGGCGAAGCGCTTGTTGCGACGGCTTCAGGACTTTGCGTAGCCATTTTATCCATGGCTGTGTACAGTTATTTTGCACATAAATTGGACCGGATTATTACCGATATGGAACAAATTTGTGTTTTGCTGGTTGCGCAATTGAAACGGGAGAAAAATTATGAGCATAAGTAA
- a CDS encoding ExbD/TolR family protein, which translates to MSISNLRRKRQLKLMIIPMIDIIFFLLIFFMMSTLYMVDQQLIPVTLPQAQSAQNEKPRSIAITVTSEGKILFDKEEIPLALLQKWVKTELHKQNDSVFILRSDKQVEYGKVIAVLDEIKLAGAQRISIATERKGK; encoded by the coding sequence ATGAGCATAAGTAATCTTCGCCGGAAACGGCAGCTGAAACTCATGATCATTCCAATGATTGACATTATATTTTTTCTGTTGATCTTTTTTATGATGAGCACGTTGTATATGGTGGATCAGCAGCTGATTCCGGTGACTCTACCACAGGCGCAATCAGCACAAAATGAAAAACCACGCAGTATTGCAATTACGGTGACGTCGGAAGGGAAAATTTTATTTGATAAAGAGGAAATTCCGTTGGCATTGTTGCAAAAATGGGTAAAAACTGAGTTGCATAAGCAAAACGATAGTGTATTTATTCTGCGCTCAGACAAGCAAGTAGAATACGGTAAAGTGATAGCGGTTTTAGATGAAATAAAACTGGCCGGTGCGCAGCGAATTTCAATCGCAACGGAGAGAAAGGGGAAATAG
- a CDS encoding energy transducer TonB, with protein sequence MAKSKRWRKAMIASLVIHALILTGVGWVASRSLALHEVTEQYVELDLSQEAEDLPLADSVDSSTSGGGSASAAMPRAISTAVAPSVSAVPNVVAATNNLSVLSAEVPKAVGESGRGNAEQSSGGSGHGQGGGGSGHGQGGGGVGRGSGGYTHPEILSQVTPKYPESARRQGIEGTVVLKIQILSNGRPGFVSAYHSSGSDMLDDAAVEAVQQWRFIPAEDKSTGKAIICVTTMPVVFRLN encoded by the coding sequence ATGGCAAAGAGCAAACGCTGGCGCAAGGCAATGATTGCATCATTAGTGATTCATGCTTTGATATTAACCGGTGTCGGCTGGGTTGCATCTCGTTCCCTGGCTTTGCATGAGGTGACTGAGCAATATGTTGAATTAGATTTGTCGCAGGAGGCAGAAGATTTACCGCTGGCAGATAGTGTAGATTCCAGTACATCGGGTGGTGGATCGGCGTCGGCTGCTATGCCTCGGGCGATATCAACGGCTGTAGCTCCCTCTGTTTCTGCAGTTCCCAACGTTGTGGCGGCAACGAACAACTTATCGGTACTCTCGGCCGAAGTACCGAAAGCTGTCGGTGAGTCCGGCAGGGGAAACGCAGAGCAAAGTAGCGGCGGTTCTGGTCATGGGCAAGGGGGCGGTGGTTCTGGTCATGGACAAGGGGGCGGTGGGGTCGGCAGAGGGTCCGGGGGATATACGCATCCGGAGATTTTGTCACAAGTTACTCCGAAGTATCCGGAAAGTGCCCGGCGACAAGGAATAGAAGGCACAGTTGTGCTTAAAATACAAATACTGTCGAACGGACGTCCTGGATTTGTCTCAGCATACCATTCCAGTGGCAGTGATATGCTGGATGACGCTGCTGTGGAAGCGGTCCAGCAATGGCGATTCATTCCGGCGGAAGATAAAAGTACCGGTAAAGCGATTATCTGCGTTACAACGATGCCAGTGGTGTTTCGGTTGAATTAG
- a CDS encoding substrate-binding domain-containing protein, which yields MKKRVLSLFLILSLILLAGCGVNQQKAQDQKVTLTVLGAGSLTGPFKQVNDAFQKKYPNVTVQDQYGGSVKVVKQVTELNQPADLVAVADYTVIPKLMFGNDGKKAYTNWYIGFVSNEMTFAYTDKSKGADKINEANWYKVLAENGMQIGRSNPDTDPSGYKFIRLKGV from the coding sequence ATGAAAAAACGAGTATTATCCTTATTTTTGATTCTCAGCTTAATCCTGCTTGCCGGCTGCGGAGTCAATCAACAAAAAGCCCAAGATCAAAAGGTTACGCTAACTGTCTTGGGCGCAGGAAGTTTGACTGGGCCGTTTAAACAGGTAAATGATGCCTTTCAAAAAAAATATCCCAATGTAACCGTGCAGGATCAATATGGCGGTAGCGTCAAAGTTGTCAAACAAGTCACGGAATTAAACCAACCAGCCGATCTTGTCGCCGTAGCCGATTATACGGTAATTCCTAAACTTATGTTTGGCAATGACGGCAAAAAGGCGTATACCAATTGGTATATTGGTTTTGTCAGTAATGAGATGACTTTCGCCTATACTGATAAGAGCAAGGGGGCTGACAAAATAAACGAGGCCAACTGGTACAAAGTTCTTGCCGAAAACGGTATGCAAATCGGTCGCTCTAATCCCGATACCGATCCGTCGGGTTATAAATTTATTAGATTGAAAGGTGTGTAG
- a CDS encoding TonB-dependent receptor plug domain-containing protein, whose protein sequence is MKKDGKKKKRQTAILLTCLALSFPAAKGELAAANDDENYEMDKMVVTATPLEKYLVTTTVITDKDIEAKGARNLAEVLEDVPGLNLHKGKKGNTAVDIRGVTSSDVKIYIDGVLVDPLAKMTNSSAVDISMIPVNNIAKIEVIKGPAPVIYGTDAKGGIILITTKSGNAYQGGNVSLAAGTWGTRNGSFSYGGGDKKFNYYFDAGSERTDGYRSYAKDTQYFNTKLKWQFDRDASLIFVGGYSTTDKDCMNAVDPVTGKMISYKSGFWPALNNWQYRNWDKSNLSLDYAKKVNKKLDYDIKVYRFTESNDLWANGANYDSTVTYKSSFGYSTSRWNASYWDSTLNGVELASNWKPNGMHTITFGMLYNNIDWKKSDSVLSNPDNYTWDDYKNKRYGYYVQDNILANDRTTVTLGIRHDSNEVTYANGSIDGSATNPTVNTTYRLDARNTLRMSYGQTYSFPSAEALFGTSGNPSLKPEKAKNYEFGLKHEFNPTLEGDIAVFKNDITDKINRINKASLYQNLESAKIRGIELELDKKFSERVKGFVNYTYLDTASTDMNGVVTDLTYTPRNHINYGVNYQADKGYRFNLTGHWVGRRYTADSTGSDTRSGKTVYSNLSSYNVMDLKISRQVNKQQDWYITIYNIFNKQYEEELFYSDPGRWMMIGTNYKF, encoded by the coding sequence ATGAAAAAAGATGGAAAGAAGAAAAAAAGGCAAACCGCTATATTATTAACTTGTCTGGCTTTAAGTTTTCCTGCAGCTAAAGGTGAGCTGGCTGCCGCCAATGATGACGAAAATTATGAGATGGATAAAATGGTCGTTACGGCCACTCCATTGGAGAAATATCTGGTTACCACCACTGTGATTACTGATAAAGATATTGAGGCCAAGGGGGCACGAAATTTAGCTGAAGTTTTGGAGGATGTGCCTGGACTGAACTTGCACAAGGGCAAAAAAGGCAATACTGCTGTCGACATCCGGGGTGTTACTTCATCTGATGTAAAAATATATATTGATGGTGTGTTAGTGGATCCGCTCGCTAAAATGACCAACAGCTCCGCGGTGGATATTTCCATGATTCCTGTGAATAATATCGCCAAAATTGAAGTGATTAAGGGGCCGGCCCCAGTTATTTATGGCACAGACGCCAAAGGGGGGATCATATTAATTACTACTAAAAGCGGCAACGCTTATCAGGGGGGGAACGTATCTCTTGCCGCCGGAACTTGGGGTACACGGAATGGCTCGTTTTCTTATGGCGGTGGTGACAAAAAATTTAATTATTATTTTGACGCAGGCTCTGAGCGTACTGACGGCTATCGGAGTTACGCCAAGGATACCCAATACTTTAATACGAAATTAAAATGGCAATTTGATAGGGATGCATCATTGATTTTTGTGGGAGGGTATTCGACAACAGATAAAGACTGCATGAACGCTGTTGATCCGGTTACCGGCAAGATGATAAGTTATAAAAGCGGTTTTTGGCCCGCGCTCAACAATTGGCAGTATCGCAACTGGGATAAAAGCAACTTGTCTTTGGATTATGCCAAGAAGGTCAATAAGAAACTGGATTATGATATCAAAGTTTACCGTTTTACCGAAAGCAATGACCTATGGGCCAATGGGGCAAATTATGATTCAACTGTAACTTATAAAAGTAGTTTTGGTTATAGTACATCCAGGTGGAATGCTAGCTACTGGGATAGCACATTAAACGGAGTGGAATTGGCAAGTAATTGGAAGCCAAACGGGATGCATACGATAACTTTTGGCATGCTGTATAATAATATTGACTGGAAAAAATCCGATTCGGTGCTTTCGAATCCTGATAATTATACTTGGGATGATTATAAAAACAAGCGTTATGGTTATTACGTACAGGACAATATTCTTGCCAATGACCGAACTACCGTTACACTTGGTATTCGCCATGACAGCAATGAAGTAACTTATGCTAACGGCAGTATCGATGGTTCAGCTACTAATCCGACCGTCAACACGACCTACAGGCTGGATGCCCGTAATACATTACGAATGTCTTATGGTCAGACCTACAGTTTTCCTAGTGCCGAGGCGCTTTTTGGTACGTCGGGTAATCCAAGTCTAAAACCGGAAAAAGCAAAAAACTATGAATTTGGACTAAAACATGAATTCAACCCAACCCTGGAGGGAGACATTGCTGTTTTTAAAAATGATATTACCGATAAAATTAACCGAATCAATAAAGCTTCTCTATACCAAAATCTTGAATCGGCCAAAATTAGGGGAATAGAACTTGAATTGGACAAAAAGTTCTCTGAAAGAGTGAAGGGATTTGTCAATTATACTTATTTAGATACCGCTTCTACAGATATGAATGGAGTTGTAACAGATCTTACGTATACTCCTAGAAACCACATAAACTATGGGGTGAACTACCAGGCTGATAAGGGGTATCGATTTAATCTTACTGGCCATTGGGTTGGAAGGCGATATACTGCTGACAGTACTGGCAGCGATACTCGATCAGGTAAGACCGTTTATTCCAATCTTTCCAGTTACAATGTAATGGACTTAAAAATAAGCCGCCAGGTAAATAAACAACAAGACTGGTATATCACCATATATAATATTTTCAACAAACAATACGAGGAAGAACTGTTTTATTCTGACCCAGGCAGATGGATGATGATAGGCACTAACTACAAATTCTAA
- a CDS encoding GTP-binding protein: MKLITVAGPPSSGKTSVILRLIECMNMPNGSIGVVKFDCLTSFDNLCYEEAGIPVQTGFSGKICPDHYFVSNIEDAVQWGEQSGFKLLITESAGLCNRCSPYINGILAICVIDNLSGVNTPRKIGPMMKFADIVVVTKSDIISQAEREVFAFNIKQVNSMAKIVFVNGITGQGAFLLSKYLQQARDIHTLRDMKLRFTIPTAVCSYCTGETKIGEAYQMGMMKKMEFEKI, translated from the coding sequence ATGAAACTTATAACCGTTGCCGGGCCGCCTTCTTCGGGAAAGACATCTGTTATTTTAAGGTTAATTGAATGTATGAATATGCCGAATGGCAGTATTGGCGTTGTAAAATTTGATTGTCTCACTTCCTTTGACAATCTGTGCTATGAGGAAGCAGGCATTCCTGTTCAGACAGGGTTTTCTGGGAAAATATGTCCCGACCACTATTTTGTTAGCAATATTGAAGATGCTGTCCAATGGGGTGAGCAGTCCGGTTTTAAACTGCTTATAACCGAAAGTGCCGGCCTCTGCAACCGCTGTTCTCCATACATTAACGGAATCCTTGCCATCTGTGTAATTGATAATTTGTCCGGAGTAAACACGCCACGCAAAATAGGTCCTATGATGAAATTCGCTGATATTGTGGTTGTAACAAAGAGCGATATCATTTCCCAAGCGGAGCGGGAAGTTTTTGCATTTAATATCAAGCAAGTGAATTCAATGGCAAAGATCGTATTTGTCAATGGCATCACGGGGCAGGGTGCATTTTTGCTGTCAAAATATTTGCAACAAGCTCGGGATATTCATACCCTCAGAGATATGAAACTGCGGTTCACAATTCCTACAGCGGTTTGCTCCTATTGCACAGGAGAAACAAAAATAGGAGAAGCCTATCAGATGGGAATGATGAAGAAAATGGAGTTTGAGAAAATATGA
- a CDS encoding ATP-binding cassette domain-containing protein, protein MMVQDFMTLINSRCIKDLLQDYPIVTDFLANFRLDTISKELPMSQALEEADDEVLEEFGLDRNELLQKFCMFLEAFTQTETSFDAVSSITINGGMNKSKELENVSLTIFPGEIISIVGPTGSGKSRLLNDIECLAQRDTPTGRQILVNGAELDDLRRFEMDGNLVAQLSQNMNFVMDLTVYEFLEIHAKSRLTPNANETVTKCFLCANNLAGEKFSEKTKVTQLSGGQSRALMIADTVYMSSSPIVLIDEIENAGIDRRQAMALLAKNEKIIFVSTHDPLLALIADKRIIIKNGGIDKVIETSDEERESLVAIEKLDNTLQILRNCLRSGELITAELLKL, encoded by the coding sequence ATGATGGTGCAAGATTTTATGACTCTTATAAATAGCAGGTGCATTAAAGATTTATTACAGGATTATCCTATTGTTACAGACTTCCTTGCCAATTTCCGTTTGGACACCATTTCAAAGGAACTACCGATGTCTCAGGCTCTGGAGGAAGCGGATGATGAAGTCCTCGAAGAATTCGGCTTGGACAGAAATGAATTACTACAGAAATTTTGTATGTTTCTTGAAGCTTTTACTCAGACGGAAACTTCCTTCGATGCTGTCTCCTCCATAACGATTAATGGCGGTATGAACAAATCAAAAGAACTGGAAAATGTAAGCCTTACCATTTTTCCTGGAGAGATTATCAGTATTGTGGGTCCGACGGGATCAGGAAAGAGCAGATTGCTAAACGATATTGAATGCCTGGCTCAGAGAGATACTCCTACAGGCAGGCAAATACTGGTGAACGGAGCTGAGCTTGATGACCTTCGGCGTTTTGAGATGGATGGCAATCTGGTAGCACAACTCTCCCAAAATATGAATTTTGTCATGGATCTGACTGTCTATGAATTTTTGGAAATTCATGCCAAAAGCAGACTGACACCCAACGCCAATGAGACAGTGACAAAATGTTTTTTATGTGCAAATAACTTGGCAGGCGAAAAATTTTCTGAGAAGACAAAAGTGACCCAACTCAGCGGGGGACAATCCAGGGCCCTGATGATTGCGGACACCGTCTATATGAGTAGTTCCCCAATCGTCCTGATTGATGAAATCGAAAATGCCGGTATCGATAGGCGGCAGGCCATGGCTCTTTTAGCAAAAAACGAAAAGATTATCTTTGTTTCCACCCACGATCCTCTGCTGGCACTCATTGCCGATAAACGTATTATTATTAAAAATGGTGGGATAGATAAGGTCATCGAGACTTCTGACGAAGAAAGGGAAAGCCTTGTGGCCATTGAAAAGCTTGACAATACATTGCAGATACTCCGCAACTGTTTGCGTTCCGGTGAACTGATAACCGCTGAATTACTTAAGTTGTGA
- a CDS encoding DUF364 domain-containing protein, with amino-acid sequence MWEIYDALIEGIPKNFITDELICGKHDSYIRSGSGSGIASSRPYETRMPMFTKNLIGLPLRDVATCVKSWNFMEASIGAAAINAYYNNPQVARDNGVMFSDSKRVEDRKFDPFIMSQNEVKGKKVAVVGHFPHIESLFEPICDFSIIEWDPEDSDYPMSACEFLLPECDYVYLTCTSIVDKTLPRLLELSKNAKLITVVGPGTPLAPVLFNYGIGDLSGFIIKDNLRALRIAAGAEKLKIATAGQKVAFKK; translated from the coding sequence ATGTGGGAAATCTATGATGCTTTGATCGAAGGAATCCCGAAAAATTTTATTACGGATGAGCTTATTTGCGGAAAACATGATTCCTATATCCGCAGCGGGAGCGGTTCTGGCATTGCCTCCTCTCGCCCTTACGAAACTAGAATGCCCATGTTTACCAAAAATCTTATTGGATTACCATTGAGGGACGTTGCAACTTGTGTGAAGTCATGGAACTTTATGGAAGCCTCGATTGGCGCAGCTGCAATTAATGCCTATTACAACAATCCCCAGGTGGCAAGAGATAATGGCGTGATGTTTTCTGATAGCAAGCGAGTAGAGGATAGAAAGTTTGATCCATTTATTATGTCTCAAAATGAAGTAAAGGGTAAAAAAGTGGCAGTTGTTGGACATTTCCCACACATTGAAAGCCTCTTCGAGCCGATTTGTGACTTTTCAATCATTGAATGGGACCCGGAGGATAGTGATTATCCTATGTCTGCCTGTGAATTTCTGCTTCCTGAATGTGACTATGTGTATCTAACTTGTACCTCCATTGTGGACAAGACCCTGCCAAGGCTCCTCGAACTGTCAAAAAACGCCAAATTGATTACCGTGGTCGGTCCCGGAACTCCCCTTGCTCCCGTGCTTTTCAATTATGGGATTGGAGATCTCTCTGGATTTATAATTAAAGACAATCTCCGCGCCTTAAGAATTGCAGCCGGTGCCGAAAAATTGAAAATAGCTACTGCTGGGCAAAAGGTTGCCTTTAAAAAGTGA
- a CDS encoding nucleoside-triphosphatase, with product MHIFLTGEIQVGKSTVIAKTLSLLKIPPGGFKTYFGPDRELPDKLLYMNSATEPKIFRKENAVARFFEDKPPQVLTRKFNTYGVELIRSARASSNLILMDECGSLEQDALVFQKEVIDTLDGNIPVFGVIKLASKGWTDRIRNHLNVKLIIVTKENRDALPKILAHQLAVEAGDKKIFDDLNDTIDKL from the coding sequence ATGCATATATTTCTGACAGGTGAAATACAAGTTGGGAAAAGCACGGTAATCGCCAAAACCCTTTCCCTATTGAAAATCCCTCCGGGGGGCTTTAAAACCTACTTCGGTCCTGACCGGGAATTACCTGACAAACTGTTATATATGAATTCTGCCACTGAACCAAAGATTTTCAGGAAAGAAAATGCTGTTGCACGTTTTTTTGAAGATAAGCCACCCCAGGTTTTAACGAGGAAATTTAACACTTACGGAGTTGAACTGATCAGGTCTGCCAGAGCCAGTTCAAACTTGATTTTGATGGATGAATGTGGCAGCCTAGAACAGGACGCTCTTGTTTTTCAAAAGGAAGTAATTGATACTCTGGATGGCAATATACCGGTTTTTGGTGTTATAAAACTGGCAAGCAAAGGTTGGACTGATCGAATCCGAAATCATCTAAATGTGAAGCTCATCATTGTTACTAAGGAAAATCGTGATGCTCTGCCCAAAATACTAGCCCATCAACTTGCTGTTGAAGCAGGTGATAAGAAGATTTTTGATGATTTAAACGACACTATAGATAAATTATAG
- a CDS encoding MFS transporter gives MKQTNFRWCLAVLMFLIGFISYMDRVNLSVATPAIMGEFAFTKIDMGFMQTAFFVGYSAMQIPGGIMAELLGHRIVVTASVAWWSLFTVLTATTTSFTSFAVVRCLFGLGEGPVYPAMANCISRWFHRAEKGFASSFMLSGAFIGPVFGPAITVFLMLAFGWRSVFVIFGAVGALIAFAWYFLAASSPCDSRFVNATELAHIEGADNTREKKKELAPWRNFMTSPQFWAIGIQYFITDYIMYVFLAWLPLYLMEAQQFSLQKMGMAAAFPWAAICIVTFAAAFISDKLVATGLPKHKARTWMGASGLASCFIALYLGAMASTPWLNVFWLTISLGSLGLTFSASWAACTDIGGKFAGSVSGWMNFCGNVGGVLAPIFTAWIATNYGWQSAIVFTAFTAVIGIAAWFAVKPDTEIAPSNSPMISEAAAESR, from the coding sequence ATGAAACAAACAAATTTCCGATGGTGCTTGGCAGTCTTAATGTTTCTGATTGGATTTATTTCTTATATGGATCGGGTAAATCTTTCGGTAGCTACCCCCGCTATTATGGGCGAATTCGCCTTTACTAAAATCGATATGGGCTTTATGCAAACCGCCTTTTTTGTTGGATATTCTGCCATGCAAATCCCGGGCGGAATTATGGCTGAACTTCTCGGTCACCGCATCGTAGTCACTGCCTCTGTGGCCTGGTGGTCACTCTTTACCGTTTTAACTGCCACGACCACTTCCTTTACCAGCTTCGCTGTTGTCCGTTGCTTATTCGGTCTTGGAGAAGGACCAGTTTACCCAGCTATGGCCAACTGTATCTCTCGTTGGTTTCACCGCGCTGAAAAAGGCTTTGCATCCTCGTTTATGCTAAGTGGTGCTTTTATTGGTCCCGTTTTCGGTCCCGCTATCACTGTATTCCTGATGCTAGCTTTTGGCTGGCGATCAGTTTTTGTTATTTTCGGTGCAGTTGGAGCTTTAATCGCTTTTGCGTGGTATTTTCTCGCTGCCTCCTCCCCGTGCGACAGTCGTTTTGTCAATGCAACTGAACTAGCTCACATTGAAGGGGCGGATAATACAAGGGAGAAAAAAAAGGAACTGGCTCCTTGGCGGAATTTTATGACCTCTCCTCAATTTTGGGCCATAGGAATTCAATACTTCATTACTGACTATATCATGTACGTTTTCCTGGCTTGGCTGCCGCTCTATCTGATGGAAGCCCAACAATTCTCCTTGCAAAAGATGGGCATGGCAGCCGCCTTTCCCTGGGCCGCCATCTGTATTGTAACATTTGCCGCTGCCTTTATTAGTGACAAACTCGTAGCAACAGGATTACCCAAACACAAAGCCCGCACTTGGATGGGAGCCTCCGGTTTAGCCAGTTGCTTTATCGCGCTTTATCTTGGCGCCATGGCTTCCACGCCCTGGCTCAATGTCTTTTGGCTAACTATTTCCCTCGGTTCACTTGGATTAACTTTTAGCGCTTCCTGGGCTGCCTGTACCGATATTGGTGGCAAATTTGCCGGTTCTGTTTCAGGCTGGATGAACTTTTGTGGAAATGTCGGCGGCGTACTAGCACCTATCTTTACTGCTTGGATTGCTACGAATTATGGCTGGCAGTCAGCAATCGTCTTCACCGCTTTTACTGCAGTCATCGGCATTGCCGCCTGGTTTGCTGTAAAACCAGACACAGAAATTGCCCCAAGCAACTCTCCGATGATAAGTGAAGCTGCTGCTGAATCCAGATAA
- a CDS encoding LysR family transcriptional regulator, whose translation MDLRQLRTFLCIAKMGSFIQAATHLGYTPSTVTTHIKNLESHLGIKLFDRLGHKINLTSEGRTFKTYAEKIIKLADEAKEAVTPSSTPHGTIILGTAESLSTYRIPTLLQTYRHEYDKVELVLKFENCSKIRDCIRNNELDIALIINRKIEEPDFIVKCLSLEPMLFITAPNHPFAKKIISPQNLSETCLILTEPGCSYRATIETLLDKANVRPRTSMEVNSIESIKQLVMLGLGISMLPRFTVEKELQNNQLAVAEPHLPLPLYMTQLIYHKNKWLSPALRAFIKTVDQTFINSYF comes from the coding sequence ATGGATTTACGCCAACTAAGAACCTTCCTCTGCATTGCAAAAATGGGCAGCTTTATACAAGCTGCCACTCATCTTGGGTATACGCCATCTACAGTAACCACACATATAAAAAACCTGGAAAGTCACCTAGGTATTAAACTCTTCGACCGCTTAGGTCATAAAATCAATCTAACTTCTGAAGGCAGAACCTTTAAAACCTATGCAGAAAAAATCATTAAACTTGCTGATGAAGCGAAGGAAGCGGTCACACCCTCAAGCACTCCTCATGGAACTATAATACTTGGGACAGCCGAATCACTCAGTACTTATAGAATTCCAACACTATTACAAACTTATCGTCATGAGTACGATAAAGTAGAACTTGTTCTAAAATTTGAGAATTGCAGTAAAATCCGCGATTGTATTCGAAATAATGAGTTAGATATTGCCCTAATCATTAACCGCAAGATTGAAGAGCCAGATTTTATAGTAAAATGTTTGTCGCTTGAACCAATGCTTTTTATTACCGCCCCAAATCATCCCTTTGCTAAAAAAATAATTTCACCACAGAACCTGAGTGAAACATGTCTAATTTTAACCGAACCAGGTTGCAGCTATCGGGCAACAATTGAAACCCTGCTTGATAAAGCCAATGTCCGACCTCGCACCAGCATGGAAGTAAATAGTATAGAGTCTATTAAACAGTTAGTTATGCTGGGCTTAGGTATTTCAATGCTCCCTCGTTTTACTGTTGAAAAAGAACTTCAAAATAACCAACTGGCTGTGGCAGAACCCCATCTACCTCTTCCACTATACATGACGCAACTAATCTACCATAAAAACAAGTGGCTTTCGCCTGCACTACGTGCCTTTATTAAGACAGTTGACCAAACTTTTATTAACTCCTATTTCTAG
- a CDS encoding DJ-1/PfpI family protein: MKILLFVAKGFETMEFSAFVDIMGWARTDYGYGVPVITCGFQKEVTSTFSITVIVDKIIDEINVDDYDALAIPGGFEEFGFYEEAYDERFLNLIREFDKQGKIIAAICVAALPLGKSGVLTGRKATTYHLRDAYRQKQLKEFDVDVVNEPIVVDKNIITSYCPETAPEVAFKLLEKLTSTEKMIIVKHAMGF, translated from the coding sequence ATGAAAATATTATTGTTTGTGGCGAAAGGATTTGAAACCATGGAATTCAGCGCTTTTGTTGATATCATGGGATGGGCACGAACCGACTATGGCTATGGTGTGCCGGTTATCACCTGCGGTTTTCAAAAAGAGGTAACAAGCACTTTTAGCATTACAGTCATCGTTGATAAAATAATTGATGAAATAAATGTTGACGATTATGATGCGTTGGCAATTCCGGGAGGTTTTGAGGAATTTGGATTTTACGAAGAAGCCTACGATGAACGATTTTTGAATCTTATCCGTGAGTTTGATAAACAAGGCAAAATAATTGCTGCAATTTGCGTAGCGGCGCTGCCCTTGGGTAAAAGCGGGGTGTTAACAGGACGAAAAGCCACGACCTATCATTTGCGGGACGCATACCGTCAAAAGCAGTTGAAAGAATTTGATGTTGATGTGGTAAATGAGCCTATCGTCGTGGATAAAAACATTATTACCTCCTATTGTCCTGAAACCGCTCCAGAAGTAGCATTTAAACTTCTGGAGAAGCTGACCTCCACAGAAAAAATGATAATTGTAAAACATGCAATGGGATTTTAG